Genomic window (Corynebacterium simulans):
CACATCGTCTTTGCCTGCGGCCGCTACGAGGGCATCGACCAGCGCGTCATTGACGATGCAGCGCAGCGCTACCGCGTACGCGAGGTCTCCATCGGCGACTACGTGTTGATCGGCGGGGAAGTGGCGGTGCTCGTCATGGCCGAGGCTATCGTGCGCCTAATCCCAGGAGTGCTGGGCAACCGCCGCTCGCATGAGGAGGACTCCTTCTCTGATGGGCTGCTCGAAGGGCCGAGCTACACCAAGCCACGCGAGTGGCGTGGGCTGGCCGTGCCTGAGGTGCTGACCTCTGGAAATCACGCGCTCGTGGATAAGTGGCGCCGCGAGCAATCACTGCGCCGCACCTTTGAACGCCGCCCCGAGCTATTGGACGGCGTGGAGCTCGATAAAGCCGACCGCAAGTACTTGGAGCAGCTACGCAATGGAAGTTAGTACCGATCTATCTATTTTGATGACGGAAAAAGAATGGAATGACATTCTGACCCACATGCCGCAGAAGCTGGCAGAAGGTGGCTATGAGCCTGCGAATATCAGCGCGGAGGTCATCTCCTTTACCTGCGAGCCGGACAACATCTTGGTCAACGAGTACATGTCCAAGCATGGCAGCGCACCAGTAGGCGAGAGCGTGTGGCGCGTCATCGTCAACGGCAGCTCTGACCTGCCCTTGCATAAGGTCACCACGGCGGTGGTGGACTGTTTGCCGCCGCACACGCTGTGGTACGGCACCTCCGAGATCGGTCACACCGAGTTCGGGTTGGGCACCGCCTGCGCGTGGCAACCATAAATCTTTAGGTAGTAACTTCGGCGACGAAAATGGGGAACCTCGCCCTTTGATTAGTTGCTGCAGAATCATCTTGTGAGCTGCGGAAAGAGGAATGTTCCCCGGATTCAATCGTCGTTGGTAGCGCCCGTCTTAGCATGAGGTCATCAACAGGAAGTCTCCTTACTTCCTTCTCTCTTTACTCGATACAAGGCAGGTGCACCGCATGTCCATCCCCAATACTTTCCCTCCGGCCAACAACGTCGCTGGTTTCACCGATCCGGCAGATAACTACGTGGCACCCACAGAGCAGCGCGGCGGGATATCAACCGGCTTGACGGTGGCTATTACGGCCATCGTTGGTCTTTGCTTGGCTGCAATCGTGGCGGGCGTCATGGCGTTCATGGGCAAAAGTGGCGGCTCTGATGATGCTGCTGCTGGTGCGGCCTCCCCAGTACTCGTCTCCCCTGCACAGGAGGCCGCCCCAGTAACTGTCACTGAGCAGCGCCCGGCCACCGTGACCGCGCAGGCGCCAGAACCCGTCGTACCCGTTGAGCGCGTTGCACAAGCTCCGTCCTACTCCTCTGGATACTCCAGCTATCGAGCGCTCACTGGCAACACCTCGCAAAGCTTTGCAGCAAATGTTTATTCATCCTTTGTAAGCAACTACGCCGCGACCGGCTCCCCGAACGCAACGCTGAAGGTTTATTCTCCGGCTACCGGCGGCAACTACGACATGTACTGCTCCGGCACGTCCTCCTCTGTCCGCTGTTCTGGAGGCGACAACGCAGCAGTTCTCATCTACTAGCACTCTGCCAGCACGCCAAAGCGCTTTCGCTTCCTGAACGAGTCGCCCCGACACGAATGTGTTGGGGCGTTACTGCGTGAGGGGAAGCAATTGAGGAGTTGGAGCGCTCATCGCTGGGATGAAAGGGCGGTGCGGTACCTTTGTTGAGTCCAGAAAATCAGCCACAAAGGTGAGGATTTCTTTTGAAGATTGCAGCTACCATCGCCGCAGAGATTGGTGTAAAGGAGTCTCAGGTTGAGACTGCTTTGACGCTTCTGGCGGAGGGAAACACTGTCCCATTCATCGCGCGCTACCGCAAAGAAGCCACTGGTGGTTTGGATGATTCGCAGTTGCGCACCATCGAGGAGCGCGCGACGTACCTGCGCGAATTGGAAGAGCGTAAAGAGGCAATTTTGGCGGCTATCGATGAGCAAGGAAAGCTCACCGACGAGCTGCGTGCACAGATTCTCGAGTGTGAGACCAAGGCGCGTTTGGAAGACCTGTACCTGCCATACAAGAAGCGCCGCAAGACCAAGGCCGACATCGCTCGTGAGGCCGGCCTGGAAGAGTTGACGGACAAGCTCATTGAGAACCCCACGGCCAATCCAGAAGAGATGGCGGGGCAGTTCCTGACTGAAGGATTTGAAGACACCAAGAAGGCTCTCGAGGGCGCGCGTTCCATCATCATTGACCGGTTTGCTCTCGACGCCGACTTGGTCGGCGAGGTGCGCGAGCGCATGTTCAACGAGGGCACCATGGGCGCTTCCGTGGTGGCTGGCAAGGAAGCCGAAGGCGCCAAGTTCAAGGACTACTTCGAGTTCTCTGAGCCTTTCGACCAGCTGCCCTCGCACCGGATTTTGGCCTTGCTGCGCGGTGAGAACGAGGGCGTTCTCCAGCTCAACCTGGATGCCGGTGAAGACGAAGTCTATGAGGGCATGATTGCCGAGCGTTTTGATCTTGCGGTCGGCGATTCCAAGTGGCTTTCCGACGCCGTGCACTGGGGCTGGCGCACGAAGCTCTACATTTCTTCTGGCCTTGATGTGCGCATGCGCCTCAAAGAAATCGCGGAGGAGGGCGCGCTCAAGGTCTTTGCCACCAACCTGCGCGACGTCTTGTTGGCGGCACCGGCGGGTCAACGCGCCACGATTGGGCTGGACCCGGGCTATCGAAACGGCGTGAAGTGCGCTGTAGTTGATTCCACGGGCAAGGTTCTTGATACCGCAATTGTCTATCCGCATCAGCCGCAGAACCAGTGGAGCCAGGCAGTAAACACTCTGGCCACGCTGTGTGCGAAGCACTCGGTGGACCTTATGGCCATCGGCAACGGCACCGCTTCCCGTGAGACGGAGAAGCTGGCCAACGAGATCGCTGACATGCTTAAGCAGGCCGGCGGCCAGCGCCCAACTCCGGTCGTGGTCTCCGAGTCCGGCGCTTCGGTGTACTCGGCCTCCCAGCTGGCGGCGGATGAGTTCCCAGACATGGATGTCTCGCTGCGTGGTGCAGTCTCCATCGCACGCCGTTTGCAGGATCCCCTGGCTGAGCTGGTCAAGATTGATCCGAAGGCCATCGGCGTGGGCCAGTATCAACACGATGTCAACCAGACCTCGCTGGCGCGCACCCTCGACGGCGTGGTTGAGGATGCAGTAAACGGTGTCGGCGTTGACCTAAACACCGCATCTGTTCCGCTGCTTGAGCGCGTGGCGGGCGTAAACTCCACCATCGCCACCAACATTGTGGCCTATCGCGACGAGAATGGTTCCTTTGCCTCGCGCAAGGAGCTCAAGAAGGTGCCGCGCCTTGGGCCAAAGGCCTTCGAGCAGGCAGCAGGCTTCCTGCGCATCAATGGCGGAACCGATCCGCTCGATAGCTCGGCAGTTCACCCTGAGGCCTACCCGGTGGTGGCGCGTATCGCGGAGTCCACTGGCATGGGCGTGGCGGACTTGATTGGCAACTCCCGCGTCCTGCAGAAGCTGCAGCCGGGAGACTTTGCCGATGAGACCTTCGGTATCCCGACTGTCACCGACATCATTGCCGAGCTGGACAAGCCTGGCCGCGACCCGCGTCCAGAGTTTAAGACCGCTACTTTCAAGGAAGGCGTGGACAAAGTCTCGGACCTGGTACCGGGCATGATCCTGGAGGGGACCGTCACCAACGTTGCGGCCTTCGGCGCCTTCGTGGACGTCGGAGTGCACCAGGACGGCCTGGTACACGTCTCCGCGATGAGCAATAAGTTCATCTCTGATCCGCACGAGGTCGTGCGCTCCGGGCAGGTAGTAAAGGTCAAGGTCATGGAGGTTGACGTGCAGCGTCAGCGCATCGGCCTCTCGCTGCGCCTCGATGATGAACCAGGCCAGCCTACACAACGCCAGGGTGGCGGCAAGCGTGGTGGCAACGGCGGTAGCAGCAGAGGCGGCAACACCGGCAATGGCCCCAAAGGTGGCCGTGGAGCGCGTGGCGGCCGCGGCAATTCCGGTGGACGTCCCGCCGGCGGCTCCATGGCGGATGCGCTGAAGAAGGCCGGCTTCGGCAAATAAATTTATTAAAAGTTGCTTCGTGGCGTGTTAGTGCAGCGCGGCGAGTTAGTGATAAGTTTGGTGAAACAAACAAAAGGGTGACCGCGGTCACTGTACCTTCATGAGGGAGGGTTTCGCCTTGCATCAGAAACAAACGCCGTTCGACGCCACGCAGCCGGCTGCCCATGCCGTGCAGGAAACGGAAGCGAAGGGGTGGCATCGCATCCTGGACTGGCGCCCGCGTAGCACACTCTCGCGGGTGCTGATCGTTTTCTTGCTGGTAGCGCCAGTCATCCTCGCAGCCACGATGATGTGGGCGATGTGGGACCCTTCCAAGTACATGCGGCAGATTGACTTGGCGGTGGTCAATGAGGACGCCGGCGTGGAAAAACAGGGCAAATACGTCAACTACGGCGATCAAGTAGTAGAAGGCCTCCTGGAAACTGACTACCTGAACTTCGCCGAGATGAACGCCCAGGAGGCAAACGATGGGTTGTTAAAGGGCAAGTACCTGATGGTGGTGACCATCCCAAAGGTTTTCTCGGAGCAAGCGGTTACCATCATCAGCGATAAGCCGGTCAAACCGCAGATCCACTTCGCCAGCAACGATTATTACGGAACGAATGGCTCGGTGATTTCTTCGAGCCTGGTTCCGCAGGTTCAGACCAGCGTTGAGAACGCGATTTCCAAAAAGTATGCGGATCAAGTCATCGAGGGCATGGTCAAGCTCAGCGATGGCATTGGTACCGCGGCCGAAGGTGCAGGCCGTCTTGACGAGGGCGTGGGCAAGCTGCAGGCTGGCGGCGAGAAGGCGGTGACCGGCATCGACAAGCTGGATGCCGGAGCGGGCGTGCTCAACAACGGTGCGGGGCAGCTGCACGATGGCACTGGCCGGCTGGTCCAGGGCGTAAGCGAGCTTTCCACGGGTGCGGGCCGGCTTGACGACGGCGCGAATGAGTTGGCGACGGGCTCCGATAAGTTGCTGGAGGGCACGGGCAAGCTTGGCGAAGGAGCCAGCCAAATCGAAGGTGGCGTCGGCCAGCTCACCGGCATGCTCATCCCACTCCTGCAGCAAGCACAGTCAGTGGTGCCGAGCCTCATCGGCTTGGTGGATGTGCTGCGCGGAATGGGCATGACGGCCCAGGCAGACCAGCTTTCCACTTTGTTGACGAAGCTGGATCCGGCAAATAGCAGCAACATGGTCTCCCAGCTGGAGAAGCTGCGTGATGGTACGCAGCAGCTGAATTACAACTTGTCCGACCCGAATTCCGAGTACCTAGGTGGCATGCTCAAGCTCAACCAAGGCACCCATCAGCTGGCGGAGGGAACCGGTCAGCTAAAAAGCGGCGTGGGCGAGCTATCTACCGGTGCCGTGCAGCTGGATGAAGGTGCGGGACGCCTGGCAGAGGGCACCACGAGCCTCAAGGATGGTACCGGTCAGTTGAAGGGCGGCGGTGCCCAATTGAAAGACGGCATCGATAGGCTCAAGGATGGTTCGGGTCAGCTCGCCACGAAGCTGGGCGAGGGTGCTGCGAAGGCCCCGCATATTACCCAGCCGGACGTGACAGCACAGAATATGGCGGTGCCGATCAGCTTCACCGAATCCAACGTTCATCCGGTGCAGACCGGCGTTAGTGCCGTCGACCCAACCAAGAAGGAAATCACGGGCGGCGTCTCGATGCTTCTGGTGCTCGTCTTTGGCTTCCTAGCCATGCTGTTGCTCGCTATGACCCTGCCTTATTATCTGCGTGGTATTTTGCCCGCATTCGCGGTGGTTAGCGGCATTAACTTCCTGTTGTTGCTGGGCATGGCGCTGATGTCCACGCTTATGGGCTGGCACCCGGCAAGCTGGCCGATGATGCTGGGAGTGCTCGCAGCAATCGCGATGGTGGGCGCTGCCACCTACCAGCTGTTGCTGGTGACCTTCGGGCGCAGGATTGGCGCCATCTTCTCGGTCGGCGTTTTTGCCATGGGAGTCATGGTCTTCGGCGGCGTGTGGCCCACGGCGGCCATCCCGGCACCGCTGCGTTTGCTGCATCCTTTTCACCCGATGACCTATGCCAAGAACGCCTTCACCCGCGCCACCGATGGCATTCATGACGGCACCTTCGCCGGCGGCATCATGGTCTTGCTCAGCGTCACCGTCTTGGCAGTAGCCGCCAGCTACCTCATCTTCCGCGCACGCCACCACGGCACCGCCCGCCTGTTGGACGAGCACAAGGTCATGGCAGCGACCACGGCTTAAGCGGCGTGCGCGAGCTAACCAAGCTCCCGGTGTAGGCGCTCCGCGCCGCCGGGGTAGCTGCGCAGCCGCAGTCCAAGCCCTGCGGCGAGCTCGCCATAGCGCAGCGCGAAACCGGCGCTGCGGCTGCCAGAATCACAAATTACCCAGACGGTGCCGCCAGCCGGAGCCTCTAAGGAGCCCAGTGCTGCGCGCACCATCTCATCGCCAGTGGTGCCTGCGGCAATCGTGTGAAAAGGCAGAGCGTGCTGGCGCAAGTTCGCCGGCAGCGAGCTATAAAGCAGTGCGGACGGGTCCCGGATGTCGAGGAAGCACTCCGCAGCTTCGCCAGTGCTAGCAGCAACACTGGCGTCGGAGTCGAGCTCGGCATGAGCTTCCAGTGAAGCGCATAGTGCGCGCCCAGGATCGGCGCTGACGCGGAAGCTGCGCAGGCTAGCTGGGTACGCGGTGTAGCTGGATACCTGGCCCACGGTGGTGTCGATTCCGGTGAACCAGCCAATCGCGGCGGTGGCCATCAGCCCGCCGATGACGGAGGTGGTAGCTCCCAGAACACCGGCGCTGGCGCAATCGGGAAGGGCATCGGCATTGGGAGCGGCAGGGAAGAGGTCGCGCAAACCGCAGCCGCGGCCATCCGGTGTGAAAGTGCCTGAATGCCATAGTGCTACGTCGCCGCGAAAACCCAAGACGGTGCCCCAGACCAGCGGAGTCGAGGTTGCCTCGCAGGCGTCGGCGATGAGGTACTTCGTGTCGAAGGTATCTGTGCCGTCGATGACGAGGTCTGTGTCCTGACACAGTTGCAGTGCATTGTCTGCGCTAAATCGGGCGACTTTCGCCTCGATGTGTATCTCTGGC
Coding sequences:
- a CDS encoding YhgE/Pip family protein translates to MHQKQTPFDATQPAAHAVQETEAKGWHRILDWRPRSTLSRVLIVFLLVAPVILAATMMWAMWDPSKYMRQIDLAVVNEDAGVEKQGKYVNYGDQVVEGLLETDYLNFAEMNAQEANDGLLKGKYLMVVTIPKVFSEQAVTIISDKPVKPQIHFASNDYYGTNGSVISSSLVPQVQTSVENAISKKYADQVIEGMVKLSDGIGTAAEGAGRLDEGVGKLQAGGEKAVTGIDKLDAGAGVLNNGAGQLHDGTGRLVQGVSELSTGAGRLDDGANELATGSDKLLEGTGKLGEGASQIEGGVGQLTGMLIPLLQQAQSVVPSLIGLVDVLRGMGMTAQADQLSTLLTKLDPANSSNMVSQLEKLRDGTQQLNYNLSDPNSEYLGGMLKLNQGTHQLAEGTGQLKSGVGELSTGAVQLDEGAGRLAEGTTSLKDGTGQLKGGGAQLKDGIDRLKDGSGQLATKLGEGAAKAPHITQPDVTAQNMAVPISFTESNVHPVQTGVSAVDPTKKEITGGVSMLLVLVFGFLAMLLLAMTLPYYLRGILPAFAVVSGINFLLLLGMALMSTLMGWHPASWPMMLGVLAAIAMVGAATYQLLLVTFGRRIGAIFSVGVFAMGVMVFGGVWPTAAIPAPLRLLHPFHPMTYAKNAFTRATDGIHDGTFAGGIMVLLSVTVLAVAASYLIFRARHHGTARLLDEHKVMAATTA
- a CDS encoding ThiF family adenylyltransferase — its product is MGLSELESARTARQQVLIGQDAQVALNRAHVLIVGAGGLGCPVLQQLAAAGIGHITLIDDDEVALSNIHRQVLFGVDDVGQPKAAVAARRARKLQPEIHIEAKVARFSADNALQLCQDTDLVIDGTDTFDTKYLIADACEATSTPLVWGTVLGFRGDVALWHSGTFTPDGRGCGLRDLFPAAPNADALPDCASAGVLGATTSVIGGLMATAAIGWFTGIDTTVGQVSSYTAYPASLRSFRVSADPGRALCASLEAHAELDSDASVAASTGEAAECFLDIRDPSALLYSSLPANLRQHALPFHTIAAGTTGDEMVRAALGSLEAPAGGTVWVICDSGSRSAGFALRYGELAAGLGLRLRSYPGGAERLHRELG
- a CDS encoding Tex family protein, which codes for MKIAATIAAEIGVKESQVETALTLLAEGNTVPFIARYRKEATGGLDDSQLRTIEERATYLRELEERKEAILAAIDEQGKLTDELRAQILECETKARLEDLYLPYKKRRKTKADIAREAGLEELTDKLIENPTANPEEMAGQFLTEGFEDTKKALEGARSIIIDRFALDADLVGEVRERMFNEGTMGASVVAGKEAEGAKFKDYFEFSEPFDQLPSHRILALLRGENEGVLQLNLDAGEDEVYEGMIAERFDLAVGDSKWLSDAVHWGWRTKLYISSGLDVRMRLKEIAEEGALKVFATNLRDVLLAAPAGQRATIGLDPGYRNGVKCAVVDSTGKVLDTAIVYPHQPQNQWSQAVNTLATLCAKHSVDLMAIGNGTASRETEKLANEIADMLKQAGGQRPTPVVVSESGASVYSASQLAADEFPDMDVSLRGAVSIARRLQDPLAELVKIDPKAIGVGQYQHDVNQTSLARTLDGVVEDAVNGVGVDLNTASVPLLERVAGVNSTIATNIVAYRDENGSFASRKELKKVPRLGPKAFEQAAGFLRINGGTDPLDSSAVHPEAYPVVARIAESTGMGVADLIGNSRVLQKLQPGDFADETFGIPTVTDIIAELDKPGRDPRPEFKTATFKEGVDKVSDLVPGMILEGTVTNVAAFGAFVDVGVHQDGLVHVSAMSNKFISDPHEVVRSGQVVKVKVMEVDVQRQRIGLSLRLDDEPGQPTQRQGGGKRGGNGGSSRGGNTGNGPKGGRGARGGRGNSGGRPAGGSMADALKKAGFGK